A region of the Chelatococcus sp. YT9 genome:
TGTGACGGCGATCGGACGTGATGAGTATTCGATGGCATCAAAACAGGTTCTCTCGGTACAGTGCGAGACGTCGACGAGCATCCCGAGTCTGTTCATCTCGGCAATGACATTGCGACCGAAAAATTTGGATACGCCATTCTCGTCCGGCTCCCAGCAGCCGGACGCCACACGGTTCTGGACATTGTAAGTGAGCTGCGCGATGCGGACGCCAAGTTTGTAGAACGTCTCGACAAGCTCGATATCATCCTCGAAAGGAGATGTATCCTGAAAACCATAGACTATTGCTGTTCGACCCGATGCCGCGATCCTTTCGATATCATCCGCAGAGGTCGCGAGGGCGATCAGGTCGGAGTTCTTCTCGAGTAGACGATTCCATTCGCCAAGTGCCGAAAGGGTCTCACGCGCCGACTCCCAGATCGCGACGGTCACATGAATGCAGCCCACGCCACCGGCCCGCCATTCCTCGAAACGAGCACGTTCGGGCTTATTATACTGCAACGCGTCGATGATGAGAGACCCGCGGGCAACCGCACCAGTCATGGTCATGTTGAATACCTCCGAATAGCCGT
Encoded here:
- a CDS encoding membrane dipeptidase, producing the protein MTMTGAVARGSLIIDALQYNKPERARFEEWRAGGVGCIHVTVAIWESARETLSALGEWNRLLEKNSDLIALATSADDIERIAASGRTAIVYGFQDTSPFEDDIELVETFYKLGVRIAQLTYNVQNRVASGCWEPDENGVSKFFGRNVIAEMNRLGMLVDVSHCTERTCFDAIEYSSRPIAVTHANPQEFVGTNIELNRRNKSTALIRRLAERGGVIGLSMYPKIMKDGSNCTLDTFLDMVAWTVDLIGIDSVGFGTDYYDGWPESEIMWWRAGRWSRESAVPIKGFSDWPSWFKSSADFPNILDGLERRGFQLEEIRKIAGGNWLRLFRESFVPLS